From a single Fusobacterium sp. IOR10 genomic region:
- a CDS encoding toxin-antitoxin system YwqK family antitoxin, whose protein sequence is MKKLFILFSLMLVFSFEIFSRERIENIDKKLFKGGIVYVKTENTPYTGKLTGKNIVEVYKNGIKDGYFKGIIKIEEEVLFYEGRYVQGIKHGIWYLKYSNGVTKAIMKYNYDRPHGHWSYFYPDKSMEGYENLKDGLLFGKVVQYNKDGSLKTTVNYKNGLLENEGTFFYNSGNLKAETNFVLGKLNGSIRIYSDGGNILLDGHYINNRRQGKWVMFYRNGDLKTTIEYKNGLKDGDLVIYDKSGMILDVAKFRNGLEIGSGETKAPKLRDNIVGMFKKFNRDLKYEKYNKILTEME, encoded by the coding sequence TTGAAAAAATTATTTATTTTATTTAGTCTAATGTTAGTTTTTTCTTTTGAAATTTTCTCAAGAGAAAGAATAGAAAATATAGACAAAAAATTATTTAAAGGTGGAATAGTTTATGTGAAAACTGAGAACACACCTTATACAGGAAAATTAACAGGAAAAAATATAGTTGAAGTATATAAAAATGGAATAAAAGATGGATATTTTAAAGGAATAATTAAAATAGAAGAGGAAGTTCTTTTTTATGAAGGAAGATATGTACAAGGTATAAAACATGGTATTTGGTATTTGAAATACAGTAATGGAGTAACTAAAGCTATTATGAAATATAATTATGATAGACCCCATGGACATTGGTCATATTTTTACCCTGATAAATCTATGGAAGGATATGAAAATTTAAAAGATGGCTTATTATTTGGAAAAGTAGTACAATATAACAAGGATGGTAGTTTAAAAACCACAGTAAATTATAAAAATGGACTTCTTGAGAACGAAGGAACATTTTTCTATAATAGTGGAAATTTAAAAGCAGAAACTAATTTTGTATTAGGAAAGTTAAATGGTTCTATTAGAATTTATTCTGATGGTGGAAATATATTATTAGATGGACATTATATTAATAATAGAAGACAGGGGAAATGGGTAATGTTCTATAGAAATGGGGATTTGAAAACTACCATTGAATATAAAAATGGTTTAAAAGATGGTGACTTAGTTATATATGATAAGTCTGGAATGATTTTAGACGTTGCAAAATTTAGAAATGGTTTGGAAATTGGAAGTGGAGAAACAAAGGCACCTAAGCTTAGAGATAATATAGTTGGGATGTTTAAGAAGTTTAATAGGGATTTA